One Tunturibacter gelidoferens genomic region harbors:
- a CDS encoding response regulator transcription factor — MDRKLESVAGHILVVDDDAELCRLVSRFLGAEGYSVQTVQTSGLGVDRALSGSYDLVVLDVMLPEMDGFEVLRRIRTKSNMPVLMLTARGDDLDRILGLEMGADDYLPKPFNTRELSARVRAILRRASSTNTNAALSETASIRVGDLELNAGARTVRCGDEALNLTTVEFDLLQRLLRSAGSVVGREELTKDVLGREFSPFDRSIDTHVWSLRRKVGNALDGTERIKGIRGVGYLYALPDRSGGE, encoded by the coding sequence ATGGATCGCAAATTGGAGTCAGTCGCGGGACATATCTTGGTTGTCGACGACGACGCGGAGCTATGCAGGCTGGTGTCGCGCTTTCTGGGAGCGGAAGGATACTCGGTACAGACAGTCCAAACCAGTGGACTGGGTGTCGATCGTGCGCTGTCAGGAAGTTACGATCTGGTTGTCCTGGATGTGATGCTGCCGGAGATGGACGGCTTCGAAGTGCTCCGGCGAATCCGAACGAAATCCAATATGCCTGTCCTGATGCTCACGGCACGGGGCGATGACCTCGATCGAATCTTAGGTTTGGAGATGGGAGCTGACGATTACCTGCCAAAACCGTTCAATACTCGCGAGCTCTCCGCGCGCGTTCGCGCCATTTTGCGCAGGGCAAGCTCGACGAATACCAATGCCGCTCTCTCCGAGACCGCTTCCATTCGGGTTGGCGATTTGGAGTTGAATGCCGGGGCCAGGACCGTACGCTGTGGAGACGAAGCGCTGAATCTAACGACGGTTGAATTTGATTTGCTTCAGAGGTTGTTGCGATCGGCAGGATCAGTTGTGGGGCGCGAAGAGCTGACAAAAGATGTGCTCGGGCGAGAGTTCTCGCCGTTTGACCGGAGCATCGACACCCACGTCTGGAGCCTTCGCAGGAAGGTGGGAAACGCTTTGGATGGCACCGAAAGAATCAAGGGCATCCGTGGCGTCGGATATCTCTATGCCTTACCTGATCGGTCCGGAGGCGAGTAA
- a CDS encoding ATP-binding protein has product MRNLFLKIFLWFWMTFLIVAVTLAAVTVITRSNETMIARLSLYLPLEARHAADIYEREGKASLRHQFDQIIESGSIAPYLLDENWKDVLGRNPPAGAVEFAKTAREDVPVISKLSRWNGFAAQQAIGASGHRYTTLVVAHGPSVADLIKGLSFSTLFGLFAILLIGGVFCFWLARHIAGPVVQLSEAAGRIADGWLDTRSEQSIRLRRDEIGRLGVSFDRMAERIESLVYGQQRLFGDVSHELRSPLARLSVAEGLLRQCPPDERPEYLDRIALEVEHLDQLIGQLLTLARIDSGADSSRTERVELSSLIQEVAVDGNFEAQAKYCSVKVDSMEACATTGAREQLRRAIENVVRNAIRYTQPSTDVEITLRKQYAPALFRAVIQIRDHGPGVTREHLEKIFLPFYRIPTIHSEPAVGAGLGLAITERIVQTYGGSVSATNAPDGGLIVNLELLLTD; this is encoded by the coding sequence ATGCGAAATCTGTTTCTGAAGATATTTCTCTGGTTTTGGATGACATTTCTGATTGTTGCGGTGACGCTGGCCGCGGTAACGGTGATCACTCGCTCGAATGAGACGATGATCGCCAGGCTATCGCTTTATCTGCCTCTTGAAGCGAGGCATGCCGCGGACATTTATGAACGTGAAGGCAAAGCCAGTCTGAGGCATCAATTCGATCAAATTATAGAGAGCGGGTCCATCGCGCCTTACCTGTTAGACGAAAACTGGAAGGATGTGCTGGGCCGCAATCCGCCTGCGGGTGCGGTCGAGTTCGCAAAGACCGCGAGGGAGGATGTACCTGTCATCAGCAAACTCTCACGATGGAACGGATTTGCGGCGCAACAAGCGATTGGAGCAAGTGGGCACAGATACACTACGCTGGTTGTGGCGCACGGGCCATCGGTTGCTGATCTAATCAAAGGACTTAGCTTCAGCACGTTGTTCGGCCTGTTTGCGATTCTGTTGATTGGAGGAGTTTTTTGCTTTTGGCTCGCCCGTCATATCGCCGGTCCAGTCGTGCAACTGAGCGAAGCCGCGGGCCGAATTGCAGACGGCTGGCTTGATACGCGGAGCGAGCAAAGTATTCGACTACGGCGTGATGAGATTGGGCGCCTGGGTGTGAGCTTCGATCGAATGGCGGAGCGAATCGAATCCCTGGTTTACGGGCAGCAACGGCTCTTCGGAGATGTTTCTCATGAATTGCGTTCTCCTCTTGCCCGTCTGAGTGTGGCAGAGGGATTGCTGCGGCAATGTCCCCCTGACGAGCGGCCGGAATATCTGGACCGGATCGCTCTCGAAGTGGAACATCTCGATCAATTGATCGGCCAGCTCCTGACGTTGGCTCGAATCGACAGTGGTGCCGACTCGAGCCGCACAGAAAGGGTTGAGTTGAGTAGTCTGATTCAGGAAGTTGCCGTCGATGGAAACTTCGAGGCCCAGGCCAAATACTGTTCCGTCAAGGTCGATTCCATGGAGGCGTGCGCGACGACGGGCGCAAGGGAACAACTGCGTCGAGCGATCGAGAACGTTGTACGCAACGCCATCCGGTATACGCAGCCCAGTACCGACGTGGAAATCACCTTACGCAAACAATATGCTCCCGCGCTTTTCAGGGCCGTCATTCAAATACGCGATCATGGTCCGGGCGTGACCAGGGAACACCTTGAAAAGATATTTCTCCCTTTCTATCGGATCCCAACGATCCATAGTGAACCTGCAGTCGGCGCGGGACTGGGCCTCGCGATCACCGAGCGCATTGTGCAGACATATGGCGGAAGTGTCAGCGCAACGAATGCCCCAGATGGTGGTCTCATCGTGAACCTGGAACTGTTACTCACTGACTGA
- a CDS encoding DUF1330 domain-containing protein, with translation MKTNHKLALAVSAGVSIGVAGAKAMHARQVMPPPVYVISEVDAMDLTDLQKYGEKVPATLAPFNGHYHFLVSGGAKTQALDGEPPKGIVVIAFDSVEKARGWYGSPAYEAIKPIRLSSSKGRMFIVEGLAPK, from the coding sequence ATGAAGACGAACCACAAACTGGCGCTCGCAGTGTCGGCCGGCGTCTCGATCGGCGTTGCTGGCGCCAAGGCGATGCATGCGCGGCAAGTTATGCCGCCGCCTGTCTACGTCATCTCGGAAGTCGATGCAATGGACCTCACTGACTTACAGAAATATGGGGAGAAGGTCCCGGCGACGCTGGCGCCTTTCAATGGCCACTATCACTTTCTCGTTAGTGGAGGTGCCAAGACACAGGCCCTCGATGGCGAACCGCCAAAGGGCATCGTAGTGATCGCTTTCGACAGCGTGGAGAAAGCGCGTGGCTGGTATGGTTCGCCAGCCTATGAGGCGATCAAGCCGATCCGGCTAAGCTCGTCAAAGGGCCGCATGTTTATCGTCGAAGGCCTCGCCCCCAAGTGA
- a CDS encoding aspartate/glutamate racemase family protein yields MHIGLIGGIGPGATDFYYRRLISTFARKNATLELTIVHADTPTLLSNLAKNDAVAQTAIYTRLTNRLVSAGAECVGVTSIAGHFCIDDFKAVSPLPVVDMIAEVSLAIETRGLKRIGIIGTRTVMETRFYGRIASAEIVPPSKPDLDDVHQAYISMAASVFVTEDQRSIFNAASHRLLWDQGAEAIMLGGTDLALAFNEQTAEFPLVDCAGIHVDAITRLAIT; encoded by the coding sequence ATGCACATCGGCCTTATTGGAGGGATCGGCCCTGGAGCAACGGATTTTTACTACAGGCGATTGATTTCCACGTTCGCCAGGAAGAACGCGACGCTCGAGCTGACCATTGTGCACGCCGACACGCCAACGCTCTTGAGCAATCTGGCCAAGAATGACGCCGTCGCGCAGACCGCGATCTATACCCGACTCACGAACCGCCTTGTTTCGGCAGGGGCCGAATGTGTCGGCGTGACATCGATTGCGGGACATTTCTGCATCGACGACTTCAAGGCTGTATCTCCGCTTCCCGTCGTTGATATGATCGCCGAAGTGAGCCTGGCCATCGAAACGCGCGGGCTCAAACGGATCGGAATTATTGGAACTCGCACCGTGATGGAGACACGCTTTTACGGACGCATCGCCAGTGCGGAGATCGTTCCGCCAAGCAAACCGGACTTGGACGATGTGCATCAAGCATACATTTCGATGGCCGCGTCGGTTTTTGTGACTGAGGATCAGCGTTCGATCTTCAATGCCGCGAGCCACCGTTTGCTCTGGGACCAGGGCGCGGAGGCGATCATGCTTGGGGGTACCGATCTCGCGTTGGCCTTCAACGAACAGACTGCCGAATTCCCGTTGGTCGACTGTGCGGGCATTCATGTCGATGCGATTACACGGTTGGCTATCACTTGA
- a CDS encoding ABC transporter permease — protein sequence MNADIRLALRQLRKAPGFALTAVLTLALAIGANAIVFSVLNALILRPLNVPHPETLFMLERAYGSDSSPSESYPDYRDLRDRNRSFDSLVLYNIMGGVGLDTGHGNPSVVWPYTVSGNYFDALGIQPYLGRFIHASEEHGQNSVPEIVLSYALWHSSFNADPAAVGRTVQINKHPFTIIGVAPSDFRGTELFFAPDLWAPIVDSPQITDWYSLEERGNHSAWAIGHLKPGVTPAAATSDLNTIANSLAKTYPKSDDGLKFSLSRPGLAGNTLGRPTRAFMFGLMLLAGLILLAACANLGSLFAARAGDRSREIAVRMALGSRRQLIFRQLITEGVLISLAGGLCGMAGAAVILRALSTWRPIPNIPINIPVNPDVNTYALAFLLAVFSGLFFGLVPVRQILRFDPWQIIRSGSTSVGGSRRFTLRDVLLGLQIAICAILVTASLVAVRGLARSLQSNYGIQPKNVMLVKTDLKMAGYDADKRVLMEKRMLDAAAEIPGVAAVGYADRLPLSIGGGDSDVYTDTTTDFRPTNAAADAQNFSVSPDYFRAAGTALLVGRAFTMRDEDKAPIVAVVNREFARKVFGSVDKAVGSHFKFWGGNRAEVVGVVEDGKYQTLTEDSKPAMFFSFLQHPSSDTWLIVRSERDPQEIAPALQRSMRSLDPALPLEIRTWHSELDSALFAARVATVSLGALGLLGAMLAITGIFGMAAYTVSKRLRELGIRIALGAGQHELIGSALGRTFRLLAIGSIAGMILGVLATRVLSSIVYQATPKDPVILGGVILTMLCVGLVAALVPARRALAVDPMILLREE from the coding sequence ATGAACGCCGATATACGACTCGCTCTACGACAGTTGCGAAAAGCGCCTGGATTCGCCCTGACCGCCGTGCTCACACTGGCACTCGCCATTGGCGCCAATGCAATCGTGTTCAGCGTACTGAATGCGTTGATCTTGCGACCGCTCAACGTGCCGCACCCTGAGACGCTGTTCATGCTGGAACGCGCCTACGGGTCAGATTCATCTCCATCGGAGTCCTATCCGGATTACCGTGACCTGCGTGACAGGAACCGCAGCTTCGACTCGCTGGTGCTATACAACATCATGGGCGGCGTTGGGCTCGATACCGGCCACGGAAATCCCTCCGTAGTCTGGCCCTATACCGTAAGTGGCAATTACTTCGATGCCCTCGGCATTCAGCCCTATCTTGGCCGGTTTATCCATGCATCCGAAGAACATGGGCAGAACAGCGTGCCCGAGATCGTTCTCAGCTATGCGCTCTGGCACAGCAGCTTTAACGCGGATCCAGCTGCAGTGGGCCGCACTGTGCAGATCAATAAGCATCCCTTCACCATCATCGGTGTTGCACCGTCGGACTTCCGCGGCACCGAACTCTTCTTCGCGCCCGATCTCTGGGCTCCCATCGTCGATTCGCCCCAAATTACTGATTGGTATTCGCTCGAGGAGCGTGGTAACCATAGCGCCTGGGCGATAGGACACCTCAAGCCCGGAGTAACGCCAGCCGCAGCTACTTCGGACTTGAACACCATTGCAAATTCGCTGGCGAAAACCTATCCCAAATCCGATGACGGCCTCAAATTCTCCTTGTCCCGCCCCGGACTTGCTGGGAATACCCTCGGCCGACCCACGCGCGCTTTTATGTTCGGGCTCATGCTCCTCGCAGGTCTTATCCTGCTTGCCGCATGCGCCAATCTTGGTAGCCTGTTCGCGGCGCGCGCAGGGGATCGCTCACGGGAAATCGCAGTGCGCATGGCTCTGGGATCGCGTCGCCAGCTCATCTTCCGCCAGCTCATCACGGAGGGCGTTTTGATCTCTCTGGCCGGAGGTCTTTGTGGCATGGCGGGAGCGGCGGTCATCCTGCGTGCCCTCAGCACATGGCGACCGATTCCGAATATCCCGATCAACATACCGGTAAATCCGGATGTGAATACCTACGCTCTGGCCTTCCTGCTGGCTGTTTTCAGTGGCTTGTTCTTTGGCTTGGTCCCTGTCCGCCAGATTCTTCGCTTCGATCCCTGGCAGATCATTCGCTCCGGGTCCACAAGCGTCGGCGGGTCACGCCGCTTTACACTGCGCGACGTTCTGTTAGGTTTACAGATCGCCATTTGCGCCATATTGGTCACCGCTTCGCTCGTCGCCGTGCGCGGCCTGGCTCGTTCGCTACAAAGCAACTACGGTATTCAGCCTAAGAACGTGATGCTCGTAAAGACCGATCTGAAGATGGCTGGATATGATGCCGACAAGCGTGTACTGATGGAGAAACGCATGCTCGATGCCGCCGCTGAGATTCCGGGTGTCGCTGCTGTGGGATATGCCGATCGCCTTCCACTCAGCATTGGCGGAGGGGATTCCGACGTATACACCGACACCACCACCGATTTTCGCCCGACGAACGCTGCAGCCGATGCCCAGAACTTCAGTGTCTCGCCCGACTATTTCCGTGCCGCCGGCACTGCTCTCCTCGTCGGCAGAGCTTTTACCATGCGCGACGAAGACAAGGCTCCCATCGTGGCCGTCGTGAATCGAGAATTCGCCCGCAAGGTCTTCGGATCCGTCGACAAAGCCGTAGGTAGCCATTTCAAGTTTTGGGGCGGCAACCGGGCGGAAGTGGTAGGCGTGGTCGAAGACGGCAAATATCAAACCTTGACCGAAGATTCCAAGCCGGCCATGTTCTTTTCTTTCCTCCAGCACCCTTCCAGCGACACCTGGCTCATCGTTCGCTCGGAGCGTGACCCGCAGGAGATTGCTCCAGCGCTGCAACGCTCGATGCGTAGCCTCGATCCAGCTCTACCGCTTGAAATAAGGACTTGGCACAGCGAGCTGGATTCCGCACTCTTCGCCGCTCGCGTAGCCACCGTTTCTCTCGGCGCGCTTGGCCTGCTGGGCGCGATGCTTGCCATCACCGGCATCTTCGGCATGGCCGCTTATACCGTCAGCAAACGCCTCCGCGAACTCGGTATCCGCATAGCTCTCGGAGCTGGTCAACACGAACTAATCGGTTCAGCGCTCGGACGTACCTTCCGGCTGCTCGCGATTGGATCGATAGCTGGCATGATTCTCGGCGTACTGGCAACCCGTGTCCTGTCGTCTATCGTGTATCAGGCCACGCCGAAAGACCCCGTCATTCTCGGCGGTGTCATTCTCACCATGCTTTGCGTAGGTCTCGTAGCCGCTTTGGTTCCCGCTCGGCGTGCCCTCGCTGTCGACCCGATGATCCTGCTGCGCGAAGAATGA
- the xylB gene encoding xylulokinase: MYLGIDCGTQGTKTLLIDEQGIAHGRGHATHQVIQRPSGTREQEPKWWIDALRFSVKQAISQAPGHQIEALAVSGQQHGLVVLDEHMQVIRPAKLWNDTETATQNAELLARFGGPQAFFERFGIIPLTGYTVSKLLWLQQREPENFARIRHILLPHEYLNFWLTGNLCAEYGDASGTGYFDVRNRTWAAEVLASIDHGTGHLLRALPPLVPAQRIIGTVKSDVAADLGISNSCLVASGGGDNMMGAIGTGNVTEGVVTMSLGTSATVYSFRNEPAAKPNPGIAPFCSSSGGWLPLVCTMNATNVVTQILGTLGRTVADIEFALATTSPGSNALTFIPFLNGERTPDLPSALGALIGISASNFGPENFIRATIEGVSFGILDGLDLILEGTNAKRILLIGGGSRSAQWRQLLADASGTAVHVPLEEEAGCLGACIQAIFAARSEIGSPETFIEICDRCVKVDDKRTASPNLALASQYTQARAAYKHHRATQYGI; encoded by the coding sequence ATGTATCTAGGAATCGACTGCGGCACTCAAGGGACAAAGACTCTCCTGATCGATGAGCAAGGCATCGCGCACGGTCGAGGACATGCCACGCATCAAGTCATCCAGCGACCCTCCGGCACCCGCGAGCAGGAACCAAAGTGGTGGATTGATGCGCTCCGTTTCTCAGTGAAACAAGCGATATCACAGGCTCCTGGCCATCAAATCGAAGCTCTCGCGGTCTCCGGCCAGCAGCACGGCCTTGTCGTTCTCGACGAGCACATGCAGGTTATTCGTCCCGCCAAGCTCTGGAACGATACCGAAACAGCAACGCAAAACGCGGAACTCCTCGCCCGCTTCGGAGGTCCGCAAGCCTTTTTCGAGCGCTTCGGCATCATCCCCCTCACCGGCTACACCGTATCAAAGCTGCTCTGGCTGCAGCAGCGGGAACCAGAAAACTTCGCCAGAATCCGTCACATTCTTCTTCCCCACGAGTACCTCAACTTCTGGCTTACCGGCAATCTCTGCGCGGAGTACGGAGACGCATCCGGAACCGGATACTTCGATGTCCGCAATCGCACCTGGGCCGCCGAGGTCCTCGCCTCCATTGATCACGGCACCGGTCATCTCCTTCGAGCGCTGCCACCTCTCGTTCCCGCGCAGCGGATTATCGGCACCGTAAAGTCGGATGTAGCCGCCGATCTCGGCATCTCCAACTCCTGTCTCGTCGCCAGCGGCGGGGGCGACAACATGATGGGAGCCATCGGCACAGGCAATGTTACCGAAGGCGTCGTCACCATGAGCCTTGGTACCTCTGCCACGGTCTACTCCTTTCGCAACGAGCCCGCGGCTAAACCGAATCCGGGCATCGCTCCCTTCTGTTCCTCTTCCGGCGGCTGGCTTCCGCTCGTATGCACGATGAACGCAACCAACGTCGTCACGCAGATTCTGGGCACCCTTGGCCGTACCGTAGCTGATATAGAGTTTGCCCTCGCCACCACAAGCCCCGGGTCAAACGCATTGACCTTCATTCCTTTTCTGAACGGCGAGCGTACCCCCGATCTGCCCTCCGCGCTAGGCGCTCTCATCGGAATCTCCGCATCCAACTTCGGGCCTGAAAACTTTATCCGCGCAACAATCGAGGGAGTCAGCTTCGGCATTCTAGACGGCCTCGATCTTATTCTCGAAGGCACCAACGCCAAACGCATTCTGCTCATCGGTGGCGGGTCAAGATCCGCGCAATGGCGTCAGCTCCTCGCCGATGCCAGCGGCACAGCCGTTCACGTCCCTCTTGAAGAAGAGGCAGGCTGTCTCGGCGCCTGCATTCAGGCGATCTTCGCCGCTCGCAGCGAAATCGGCTCGCCGGAGACTTTCATCGAAATCTGTGATCGTTGCGTCAAAGTAGATGACAAAAGAACAGCCTCCCCGAATCTTGCCCTGGCATCGCAATACACTCAAGCGCGCGCAGCTTACAAGCACCACCGGGCTACTCAATACGGGATTTAG
- a CDS encoding ROK family protein → MSAKERTGHVDKGFRRVDLAYVELASSEIARDINRDIVLEIVRSKQPISRADLSRVSGLQPSTVSNIVEQLLQETWIVEGALARRPRGRRPTMLSLNDNLVMLVADLRPRRAILAIIDLNGRMLAHEEISIFSDPERSVAGMIETMQAMRDRFPHKTFEGVGISVPGRVHPKTNHLIHAPNLKWADYDIKGAIQKKLRLQVELDNDATACLLSELWFGRMDKTRNAVLISLSEGLGTAIFANGQIVSGLNGLAGEFGHIPVDPAGPLCGCGKRGCWETLASSDAALRFYSELNPNANVTSIQNLMHLAEEGDSLAIKAIKKQALHLGQGLRLVTAALSPELILITGALTTAWSTFGSIVQDELVSGILAGLPPRLEITTGGEMARLRGAAAIALQRHSGYHSSSRRGAKINRT, encoded by the coding sequence ATGTCTGCTAAAGAAAGAACAGGACATGTCGACAAAGGATTCAGGCGGGTAGACCTCGCCTATGTAGAGCTAGCATCAAGCGAGATCGCTCGCGACATCAACCGCGACATCGTATTGGAGATCGTTCGTTCCAAGCAGCCCATCTCGCGTGCTGATCTATCACGCGTCTCTGGCTTGCAGCCAAGTACCGTCTCCAATATCGTCGAGCAGCTCCTCCAGGAGACATGGATTGTTGAGGGTGCTTTAGCCCGCAGACCGCGCGGCCGTCGCCCGACTATGCTCTCGCTCAACGACAACCTCGTGATGTTGGTCGCCGACCTTCGACCCCGCAGAGCAATCCTCGCCATTATCGACCTCAATGGCCGCATGCTTGCCCATGAGGAGATCAGCATCTTCTCTGATCCGGAGCGATCGGTCGCGGGAATGATCGAAACCATGCAGGCCATGCGCGATCGCTTCCCCCACAAAACCTTCGAAGGCGTCGGAATAAGCGTACCGGGCCGCGTTCATCCAAAGACAAACCACCTCATCCACGCCCCGAATCTCAAATGGGCGGACTACGACATCAAAGGAGCGATTCAGAAAAAGCTTCGCCTTCAGGTCGAACTCGACAACGACGCGACAGCCTGCCTTCTCTCTGAACTATGGTTCGGTCGCATGGACAAAACGCGCAACGCCGTTCTCATCAGCCTCTCGGAAGGCCTTGGCACTGCAATCTTCGCCAACGGACAGATCGTCTCGGGCCTTAACGGCCTCGCCGGTGAGTTCGGTCACATCCCGGTCGATCCTGCCGGTCCTCTCTGCGGCTGCGGCAAGCGCGGTTGCTGGGAGACGCTCGCTTCATCCGACGCAGCCCTGCGCTTCTATTCCGAACTCAACCCAAACGCAAACGTCACTTCCATTCAAAACCTCATGCACCTCGCCGAAGAAGGTGATTCTCTCGCAATCAAGGCGATAAAGAAGCAGGCCCTGCATCTCGGACAAGGCCTCCGCCTCGTCACCGCGGCCCTATCTCCCGAACTCATTCTCATCACCGGCGCCCTCACCACAGCTTGGTCGACCTTCGGCTCCATTGTGCAGGACGAGTTAGTCTCAGGCATTCTCGCAGGCTTACCACCCCGCCTCGAGATCACAACCGGAGGAGAGATGGCACGCCTTCGCGGAGCTGCAGCCATCGCGCTCCAGCGTCACTCCGGTTATCACAGTTCATCGCGCCGTGGCGCGAAGATAAATCGAACGTAA
- a CDS encoding sodium:solute symporter family transporter, whose protein sequence is MTRLNPVDVLILLLYFALVIFIGFYVKGSTNTSEEFFLAGREMSAWVAGLSFVSANLGSLELMGWAGAAYQYGMLATHWYWIGAIPAMLFLGIVMMPFYYISKTHSVPGYLHLRFGEGARAVSAVSFALMTILMSGVNMYAMAVVMQTVLGWNLTFSIWVARGQWRCT, encoded by the coding sequence ATGACGCGACTGAATCCAGTCGACGTCCTGATCCTGCTGCTCTACTTCGCCCTAGTCATCTTCATTGGGTTTTATGTGAAGGGATCGACGAACACGAGCGAAGAGTTCTTTCTTGCTGGAAGAGAGATGTCTGCCTGGGTGGCTGGGCTGAGCTTCGTATCAGCGAATCTGGGGTCATTGGAGCTAATGGGATGGGCCGGGGCCGCGTATCAATACGGGATGCTGGCGACCCACTGGTATTGGATAGGCGCAATTCCGGCGATGCTGTTCCTCGGCATCGTCATGATGCCGTTCTACTACATCTCGAAGACCCACTCCGTGCCGGGATATCTGCATCTTCGGTTTGGCGAGGGTGCAAGAGCGGTGAGCGCGGTGTCGTTTGCGCTGATGACGATCCTGATGAGCGGGGTCAATATGTACGCCATGGCTGTCGTGATGCAGACGGTGCTTGGCTGGAATCTGACGTTCTCGATCTGGGTGGCGCGGGGACAGTGGCGTTGTACGTAA
- a CDS encoding sodium:solute symporter family transporter, producing MALYVMLGGLRSAIINEVLQFVLIWAGAATIPILGLLEAHGWTNLKAQIAANVGSANYTHLWNTLGGFKDNPMGVHWTGIVFGLGFVISFGYLTTDFLVVQRVLSANSLRSAKMAPVIGAAFKIAVPLIVILPGLIALGLHNADGSMVFHLVSGNVAKATGQHSYDDVLPLMLIRYCGPGLLGLGITALIAGFMSGMAGNISAFSTVWTYDLYGAFINKRASDKHYVAMGRWSTVIGMLVSIATAYLVMNAASIMDYVQALFSFFIAPLFGTVILGMLWKRATKAGGFWGLLAGTVASIGMFVWVRVNADGLRYIAMSSDARPMAENLYRALWSWLICVGVTVVVSLMTKPIPTAQLAGLVYGVTPLPSDGAENLWQKPAFWAVVVIVVFFILNIVFF from the coding sequence GTGGCGTTGTACGTAATGCTCGGCGGCTTACGCTCGGCCATCATCAACGAGGTGCTGCAGTTCGTTTTGATATGGGCGGGGGCCGCGACGATTCCGATTCTAGGGTTGCTTGAGGCGCATGGGTGGACAAACCTGAAGGCGCAGATTGCGGCGAACGTAGGGAGCGCCAACTATACGCACCTGTGGAACACGCTTGGAGGATTCAAGGACAATCCGATGGGCGTGCACTGGACAGGCATCGTGTTTGGCCTAGGGTTTGTCATCAGCTTCGGCTACTTGACGACAGATTTTCTTGTGGTTCAGCGCGTATTGAGTGCGAATAGCCTACGCTCCGCAAAGATGGCACCCGTGATCGGCGCGGCGTTCAAGATAGCAGTTCCGTTGATCGTGATTCTTCCGGGTCTGATTGCACTTGGCCTGCACAATGCGGATGGCTCCATGGTGTTTCACCTGGTTTCCGGCAATGTAGCAAAGGCGACCGGACAGCATAGCTACGACGACGTTCTGCCGTTGATGTTAATTCGCTATTGTGGCCCCGGTCTTTTGGGACTTGGGATCACGGCATTGATCGCGGGCTTTATGAGCGGTATGGCAGGCAATATCAGCGCATTCTCCACTGTTTGGACCTACGACCTCTACGGCGCCTTCATCAATAAAAGAGCTTCGGACAAACATTACGTCGCGATGGGACGATGGTCAACGGTTATCGGAATGCTTGTGTCGATTGCGACAGCGTATCTCGTGATGAATGCAGCATCGATTATGGACTACGTGCAGGCGCTGTTCAGTTTCTTTATCGCGCCGCTCTTTGGCACTGTAATTCTCGGGATGCTCTGGAAGAGGGCGACGAAGGCCGGAGGATTCTGGGGCCTGCTGGCCGGGACCGTGGCTTCAATAGGGATGTTCGTGTGGGTCCGTGTAAACGCAGATGGTCTGCGGTATATCGCGATGAGTTCCGATGCACGTCCCATGGCAGAAAATCTCTACCGCGCGCTGTGGAGTTGGCTTATCTGCGTCGGAGTTACAGTGGTTGTAAGCCTGATGACGAAGCCCATACCGACCGCTCAGCTTGCGGGCCTAGTGTACGGAGTCACTCCGCTGCCTAGCGATGGAGCTGAAAACCTTTGGCAGAAGCCCGCATTCTGGGCGGTTGTGGTGATCGTTGTGTTTTTCATTCTGAATATAGTGTTTTTTTAG